The sequence below is a genomic window from Lolium perenne isolate Kyuss_39 chromosome 4, Kyuss_2.0, whole genome shotgun sequence.
GGTCTCGCATGGAGCTTAGACGTGTATGGTTAGATATTTTATTGGGGAGGCTGCAAATATTTATTTTAAATACCGCGGTGGCTAGGATTTGAACCCAAGATCGTGTACCTCCGATGCCATGTGAAATGCATGCTCTAGACAGTTCAACAAAATACTGATTTGatcattttttttcgaaatgggggtgtaccccggcttctgcatcgtgacgatgcacacggccttttattagaTAAAGAGTTTGGAAAAAGTAAAAAATACTGATTTGATGGAAGACACTAATCAATTACATTCAACAATGCCATGTTATTTCTTTGTGTATATTAAATATATGCTCAGGGCTTAACATTACTTCAAGATTTACCTCATTGCCATGGCAGGGAACTTGACTACATATTCGTTAATGATTACCATGCAGGTTGGGCCTGGACACACTATTCTGCTCCATGCCGCTGCTGGTGGAGTTGGTTCGCTCCTTTGTCAGTGGGCGAACGCACTTGGGGCCACGGTCATCGGAACCGTCTCTAACGAAGAGAAAGCTGTGCATGCGGCTCAAGATGGATGTCACCATGTGATCATTTCCATCAAGGAAGATGTCGTGGCGAGAGTCAAGGAGATCACAGACGGAAAAGGTGTAGATGTGGTCTATGATTCTGTTGGAAAGGATACATACAAGGTAAGGCTGGTGTGGTAGGTCCTTGAATGTTCAATTCAATTGCAAACTTGTAGTACATGTTCTCAATGATACTTTGCAAAGAAGTGCTAATTGCATAACATTTTTAATAGTGAGTGACACCCAATATATCTGTTTCTGTATGTAGGTTTCTTTGGAATCCTTGGCTGTCCATGGTTACCTGGTGTCGTTCGGGGAGTCCTCAGGTTCACCCGATCCAATTTTGATCAGCGACCTGTCTCCCAAGTCGCTGTTCCTGACAACGGCCAGCATGTTGACCTACACGGGCACCCGCGATGAGCTGCTCCAGTCGGCAGGTGAGGTGTTTGCCAACCTGGCCAGCGGGGTGCTGCGCATCCGCGTGAACCACACGTACCCATTGTCCGAGGCGGCCCGCGCCCATGCCGACCTCGAGGCCAGGAAGACCTCAGGGTCTATACTGCTCATCCCGGACAACTAAACAAATATCCTTTTTTTTTAGTTTCCGTGTTATGGCGTATGAATAAACAGGGGATGATCTGTGTGTGTGCAAGCCTCTGTCCGTGTGATCTGTTTATATGTTGAATTCAGTAAGGACGAGCGTGTGGTAGTAGTAGTACA
It includes:
- the LOC127297655 gene encoding uncharacterized protein; this encodes MVKAIRVHEVGGPDAMRWEEVHVGEPKDGEIRVKNTAVGVNFIDVYFRKGVYSAPLPFTPGMEAVGVVTAVGPGITGMKVGDVVAYAGMPMGSYAEEQIIPASVAVPVPSSINRNTVAAILLKGMTVHVLIRRVFKVGPGHTILLHAAAGGVGSLLCQWANALGATVIGTVSNEEKAVHAAQDGCHHVIISIKEDVVARVKEITDGKGVDVVYDSVGKDTYKVSLESLAVHGYLVSFGESSGSPDPILISDLSPKSLFLTTASMLTYTGTRDELLQSAGEVFANLASGVLRIRVNHTYPLSEAARAHADLEARKTSGSILLIPDN